A section of the Archaeoglobus neptunius genome encodes:
- the ribC gene encoding riboflavin synthase — MKIGIVDTTFSRINMGKIAIDELRRISSIPYERYTVPGIKDLPVAAKKMIEERNCDLVITLGWVGGTQKDMFSYIVLSMGLVMVQLLTNRHIIDVTVHEDEAESEEELLKVAENRVREHVRNAVDLLVNPKRLQRMAGTGQRQGYPDAGPIMK; from the coding sequence ATGAAGATCGGCATTGTTGATACTACCTTTTCCAGAATAAATATGGGAAAAATTGCAATTGATGAACTCAGGAGGATAAGCAGCATTCCTTACGAGAGGTATACCGTACCGGGTATAAAGGATTTGCCGGTGGCAGCCAAGAAGATGATAGAGGAAAGAAACTGCGATCTGGTGATTACACTTGGATGGGTTGGGGGAACGCAGAAGGATATGTTCAGCTACATTGTTTTAAGCATGGGACTTGTTATGGTTCAGCTCCTCACAAACAGACACATTATAGATGTAACAGTTCACGAGGATGAGGCGGAGAGTGAAGAAGAGCTTTTGAAGGTAGCTGAGAACAGGGTGAGAGAACACGTCAGAAATGCGGTAGACCTGCTTGTCAACCCCAAAAGACTTCAGAGGATGGCAGGCACAGGTCAGAGACAGGGCTATCCTGATGCAGGCCCGATCATGAAATGA
- a CDS encoding adenylyltransferase/cytidyltransferase family protein: MKRRVVATGTFDIIHPGHITFLREAKKLGDELIVIVAREKNVKHKPKPVVPEEQRRRVVEAIKYVDRAILGDENDMFRPIMELKPDVIVLGHDQHFDEKWLVDELKKRNLNCEVVRIKVREDCEFCSSHRIIERVLEKYGGR; this comes from the coding sequence ATGAAAAGAAGGGTCGTGGCTACGGGGACATTTGACATAATTCATCCGGGGCACATTACCTTTCTCAGGGAGGCCAAGAAGCTGGGGGACGAGCTGATTGTCATAGTTGCACGGGAGAAAAACGTGAAACACAAACCAAAGCCGGTAGTCCCGGAAGAGCAGAGAAGAAGGGTAGTTGAGGCTATAAAGTACGTTGATAGGGCAATTCTGGGCGATGAGAATGACATGTTCAGGCCAATAATGGAGCTGAAGCCTGATGTGATTGTTCTGGGCCACGACCAGCATTTTGATGAAAAATGGCTTGTGGATGAATTGAAAAAGAGAAATCTGAATTGTGAGGTCGTTAGGATAAAGGTAAGGGAGGATTGCGAGTTTTGCAGCTCTCACAGAATAATTGAAAGAGTTTTGGAAAAATACGGAGGGAGATAA
- a CDS encoding pyridoxal-phosphate-dependent aminotransferase family protein, whose protein sequence is MLLMIPGPVQLHERIIRAMARQMIGHRTADFSEVMSFCVDVLREVFQTKGDICLISGSGTAGMEAAIASFSNVRKMATIENGKFGERLGEIASRYTEVERLQFSWGESVDLDAVRNAFDNGCEAVAFVHNETSTGILNPAKEIASIAKEYDGLVIMDAITSAGGDYVRMDEWGVDVAIVGSQKCLGAPPGLAAVAVGEKAWEFYNERCPYYLDLAAYRKKLKDMQTPYTPAVPLFFALAEALEIIREEGLENRIQRHRILSSAVRKWAVEAGLELFPNLNEYSSYSNTVTAIKMPDGITDSELRGTLKKEYGILISGGQGELKGRIFRIGTMGNVGKMETITTLAALEDILRRKNIINPALEYAQILLRDLR, encoded by the coding sequence ATGTTGTTGATGATTCCAGGTCCGGTACAGCTTCACGAGAGAATAATACGGGCGATGGCAAGGCAGATGATCGGCCACAGAACCGCTGACTTCAGTGAAGTAATGTCATTCTGTGTTGACGTTCTTAGAGAAGTTTTCCAAACGAAAGGAGACATATGTCTGATTTCAGGCTCCGGTACAGCGGGGATGGAGGCGGCAATAGCCTCTTTCAGCAATGTGAGGAAGATGGCCACAATTGAAAACGGAAAGTTTGGCGAAAGACTCGGGGAGATTGCCTCCCGATATACAGAGGTGGAAAGGCTGCAGTTTTCGTGGGGAGAGTCTGTTGATCTCGATGCTGTGAGGAATGCTTTTGATAATGGTTGCGAGGCGGTTGCCTTTGTCCACAACGAAACATCAACCGGAATTCTGAACCCCGCAAAGGAGATTGCATCGATCGCAAAGGAATATGATGGTCTGGTGATAATGGATGCCATAACCTCCGCCGGTGGGGATTACGTCAGGATGGACGAATGGGGGGTTGATGTTGCAATAGTTGGCAGCCAGAAATGTCTCGGCGCCCCGCCAGGTCTTGCGGCAGTGGCGGTTGGAGAAAAGGCATGGGAGTTTTACAATGAGAGGTGCCCGTACTATCTAGATCTGGCGGCGTACAGGAAAAAGCTGAAGGACATGCAAACTCCCTATACGCCGGCTGTGCCATTATTCTTCGCTCTGGCAGAGGCTCTTGAGATTATAAGGGAAGAGGGGCTTGAGAACAGGATCCAGAGGCACCGCATCCTGAGTTCGGCTGTAAGGAAATGGGCTGTGGAGGCAGGACTTGAACTGTTCCCGAATCTCAACGAGTACTCCAGTTACTCAAACACGGTCACTGCAATAAAGATGCCCGATGGTATAACTGACAGTGAGCTGAGGGGTACGCTGAAGAAGGAGTACGGTATATTGATCAGCGGTGGCCAGGGTGAGCTGAAAGGGAGGATATTCCGCATCGGGACAATGGGGAATGTTGGAAAAATGGAGACGATAACGACACTTGCGGCTCTTGAAGATATTCTCAGAAGAAAGAACATCATAAACCCTGCCCTTGAATATGCTCAAATACTTCTGAGGGACCTGCGATGA